A region of Piscinibacter gummiphilus DNA encodes the following proteins:
- a CDS encoding ATP-binding protein has product MFRTLRVQLIVGSVAIFVVMLGLLLWNANSLVTTALARQFDTEADQLRPLLNAAVSPLLASRDYATLSTVVRESVAERGLAYLEVVDAQGSQVAASGTMPAGQPTLDVAMPLTIEGQHLGALRFGIQTRAIAEAQAAMSRNGLLIGGLVLALGTALLTLCMTWLTKGLRRIAEASQQLAAGGSGIEIPDSPVLEVRQVSDAFKRMAQAVHEREAYLRSLIETLTEGLMVTDAKTRQVLDRNEAAAAMYRASRSRDADLKGPYQGLRLLRPDGTDLPLEERPTHHALVTGEPVRNRIVNILRPDGTSVWCSVNVSPLFRGGATTPYAAVTSFTDVTRHVLAEQALRHTNEDLERRVGERTAELQQAKEQAEQASRAKSDFLSRMSHELRTPLNAILGFAQLLQLSNTRLPPADADKVKQIELAGWHLLELINEVLDLSRIEAGAMTTSPETVDLCAVIGESVALVSTQAAAANVRLVDLCPVDGRSWVTADRKRLKQVLNNLLSNAVKYNRAGGQVTIDLAATPHHTVRVRVADTGRGMNRAQLARLYEPFTRFEKAGEVVQGTGIGLVITRRLVELMEGTIEVESEEGVGTTFAFELPCAEAPHRLPPTTLPPLDAPPASPPATRAPRPVLYVEDNPSNVDLLRHALALRQHHELHVASDGPTGLAMATAAPPAIAIVDIDLPGMDGLELCRRLRADPRTAALPLIGLSANAMLSDVDRARAAGFDVYLTKPLDVVRLFAEMDRLAPA; this is encoded by the coding sequence TTGTTCCGCACCCTGCGAGTTCAACTGATCGTCGGCAGCGTGGCCATCTTCGTGGTCATGCTGGGGCTGCTGCTTTGGAACGCCAACAGCCTCGTCACCACCGCGCTCGCGCGCCAGTTCGACACCGAGGCCGACCAGCTCCGCCCGCTGCTCAACGCCGCCGTCTCGCCGCTGCTGGCCAGCCGCGACTACGCCACCCTCAGCACCGTCGTCCGTGAAAGCGTGGCCGAGCGCGGCCTCGCGTACCTGGAGGTGGTGGACGCGCAGGGCTCCCAGGTGGCGGCGTCGGGCACCATGCCCGCGGGGCAGCCCACGCTCGACGTCGCGATGCCGCTCACCATCGAGGGCCAGCACCTCGGCGCGCTGCGCTTCGGCATCCAGACCCGCGCCATCGCCGAGGCGCAGGCCGCGATGTCCCGCAACGGGCTGCTGATCGGCGGCCTCGTGCTGGCGCTGGGCACCGCGCTGCTCACGCTGTGCATGACCTGGCTCACGAAGGGCCTGCGCCGCATCGCCGAGGCCAGCCAGCAGCTGGCGGCCGGCGGCTCCGGCATCGAGATCCCCGACAGCCCCGTGCTGGAGGTGCGCCAGGTGTCCGACGCGTTCAAGCGCATGGCCCAGGCCGTGCACGAGCGCGAGGCCTACCTCCGCTCGCTGATCGAGACGCTCACCGAAGGCCTGATGGTCACCGACGCGAAGACCCGACAGGTGCTCGACCGCAACGAGGCCGCGGCCGCGATGTACCGCGCCTCGCGCTCGCGCGACGCCGACCTGAAGGGCCCGTACCAGGGCCTGCGCCTGCTGCGCCCGGACGGCACCGACCTGCCCCTGGAGGAACGCCCCACCCACCACGCCCTCGTCACCGGCGAACCGGTGCGCAACCGCATCGTCAACATCCTGCGGCCGGACGGCACGTCCGTCTGGTGCTCCGTCAACGTGTCGCCGCTGTTCCGCGGCGGGGCCACGACCCCCTATGCCGCGGTGACCTCCTTCACCGACGTGACCCGCCACGTGCTGGCCGAACAGGCCCTGCGCCACACCAACGAGGACCTCGAGCGGCGCGTGGGCGAGCGCACCGCCGAACTGCAACAGGCCAAGGAACAGGCCGAGCAGGCGAGCCGGGCCAAGTCCGACTTCCTCTCGCGCATGAGCCACGAGCTGCGCACGCCGCTCAACGCCATCCTCGGCTTCGCGCAGCTGCTGCAGCTGTCGAACACGCGCCTGCCGCCGGCCGACGCCGACAAGGTCAAGCAGATCGAGCTGGCCGGCTGGCACCTGCTCGAGCTGATCAACGAGGTGCTCGACCTGTCGCGCATCGAGGCGGGCGCGATGACCACGTCGCCCGAGACGGTGGACCTGTGCGCGGTGATCGGCGAATCCGTCGCGCTCGTGAGCACGCAGGCCGCGGCCGCGAACGTGCGCCTCGTCGATCTGTGTCCGGTCGACGGCCGCAGCTGGGTCACGGCCGACCGCAAACGGCTCAAGCAGGTGCTCAACAACCTGCTGTCGAACGCGGTGAAGTACAACCGCGCGGGCGGCCAGGTCACCATCGACCTCGCCGCCACGCCCCACCACACCGTGCGGGTGCGGGTCGCCGACACCGGCCGCGGCATGAACCGCGCGCAACTCGCGCGGCTGTACGAGCCGTTCACGCGGTTCGAGAAGGCCGGCGAGGTGGTCCAGGGCACCGGCATCGGCCTCGTGATCACGCGGCGGCTGGTGGAACTGATGGAGGGCACCATCGAGGTCGAGTCCGAGGAGGGCGTGGGCACCACGTTCGCCTTCGAACTGCCGTGCGCCGAGGCGCCGCACCGGCTCCCACCCACCACCCTGCCCCCGCTCGACGCCCCGCCGGCCTCGCCGCCGGCCACCCGCGCGCCGCGCCCCGTGCTGTACGTGGAGGACAACCCGTCCAACGTCGACCTGCTGCGCCACGCCCTCGCGTTGCGCCAGCACCACGAGCTGCACGTCGCATCCGACGGCCCCACCGGCCTCGCGATGGCCACCGCCGCACCACCCGCCATCGCCATCGTCGACATCGACCTGCCCGGCATGGACGGCCTCGAGCTGTGCCGCCGCCTGCGCGCCGACCCGCGCACGGCCGCGCTGCCGCTGATCGGGCTCAGCGCGAATGCGATGCTGAGCGACGTCGATCGCGCGCGGGCCGCCGGCTTCGACGTGTACCTCACCAAGCCGCTCGACGTGGTGCGACTCTTCGCCGAGATGGACCGGCTGGCGCCCGCATGA
- a CDS encoding phosphate/phosphite/phosphonate ABC transporter substrate-binding protein: MTAPLLPRRALLAALAAGALPTKAATAPLVLGLAPFLSPSALLAAFRRLREHLERELAAPVATYTARDLRTYFENVRRGDYDLALLPAHIGLLALKDWGFAPVARTLPVTTTLLLVRQDSLVRSAIDLRGGRVGGLDPLSIIVASALAWLQSQGLVPGRDLLFVPQTSVNSGLYALARGDIEALAVASSQLLTLPADTPRAERILKSVGDVAGPVFVARPGPSDTTLARWRAAFSAFAPDPAAPLTAANTPLGPLAWSDLDPLSAYAGFARSLLASGR; the protein is encoded by the coding sequence ATGACGGCGCCCCTGCTCCCGCGCCGGGCCCTGCTGGCCGCGCTCGCGGCCGGGGCCCTGCCGACCAAGGCCGCCACGGCACCGCTCGTGCTCGGGCTCGCACCGTTCCTCTCGCCCTCGGCACTGCTCGCCGCCTTCCGCCGCCTGCGCGAACACCTCGAGCGCGAGCTGGCCGCGCCGGTGGCCACCTACACGGCCCGCGACCTCCGCACCTACTTCGAGAACGTCCGGCGCGGCGACTACGACCTCGCGCTGCTGCCCGCCCACATCGGCCTGCTGGCCCTGAAAGACTGGGGCTTCGCCCCGGTGGCCCGCACCCTGCCCGTCACCACCACACTGCTGCTCGTGCGGCAGGACAGCCTCGTCCGGTCCGCGATCGACCTGCGCGGCGGGCGTGTCGGCGGACTCGACCCGCTGTCGATCATCGTGGCCTCGGCGCTCGCGTGGCTTCAGTCGCAGGGCCTGGTGCCGGGGCGCGACCTGCTGTTCGTGCCGCAGACCTCCGTCAACAGCGGACTCTACGCCCTCGCCCGCGGCGACATCGAGGCCCTCGCGGTCGCGTCGTCACAGCTGCTGACGCTGCCAGCGGACACGCCCCGTGCGGAGCGCATCCTGAAGTCGGTGGGGGACGTGGCCGGCCCGGTGTTCGTGGCCCGCCCGGGTCCGTCCGACACCACCCTCGCGCGCTGGCGCGCCGCGTTCTCGGCGTTCGCGCCCGATCCCGCCGCGCCGCTCACGGCGGCGAACACGCCGCTCGGCCCGCTGGCCTGGTCCGACCTCGACCCGCTCTCGGCCTACGCCGGGTTCGCACGCTCGCTGCTCGCCAGCGGCCGCTGA
- the metK gene encoding methionine adenosyltransferase encodes MSNDFLFTSESVSEGHPDKVADQISDAILDAIFKQDPRSRVAAETLTNTGLVVLAGEITTNAHVDYIQVARDTIKRIGYDNTDYGIDYKGCAVMVCYDKQSNDIAQGVDHASDDHLNIGAGDQGLMFGYACDETPELMPAPIHYAHRLVERQAQLRKDGRLPFLRPDAKSQVTMRYVDGKPHSIDTVVLSTQHHPDQSETSSKMKPSFIEAVIEEIIKPVLPKEWLKETKYLINPTGRFVIGGPQGDCGLTGRKIIVDTYGGACPHGGGAFSGKDPSKVDRSAAYAARYVAKNVVAAGLARQCQVQVAYAIGVARPMNVTVYTEGTGVIPDDKIAALVNEHFDLRPKGIIQMLDLLRPIYEKTAAYGHFGREEPEFTWEATDKAAVLRAAAGLK; translated from the coding sequence GTGTCGAACGATTTCCTTTTCACTTCCGAATCCGTCTCCGAAGGCCACCCCGACAAGGTCGCCGACCAGATCTCGGACGCCATCCTCGACGCCATTTTCAAGCAAGACCCCCGTTCGCGTGTCGCCGCCGAGACGCTGACTAACACGGGTCTCGTGGTGCTCGCCGGTGAAATCACCACGAACGCGCACGTCGACTACATCCAGGTCGCGCGCGACACCATCAAGCGCATCGGCTACGACAACACCGACTACGGCATCGACTACAAGGGTTGTGCCGTGATGGTCTGCTACGACAAGCAGAGCAACGACATCGCCCAGGGCGTCGACCACGCGTCCGACGACCACCTCAACATCGGCGCCGGCGACCAGGGCCTGATGTTCGGCTACGCCTGCGACGAGACGCCGGAACTGATGCCGGCCCCGATCCACTACGCCCACCGCCTCGTCGAGCGCCAGGCCCAGCTGCGCAAGGACGGCCGCCTGCCGTTCCTGCGCCCGGACGCCAAGAGCCAGGTGACGATGCGCTACGTCGACGGCAAGCCGCACTCGATCGACACCGTCGTGCTCTCCACGCAGCACCACCCCGACCAGAGCGAAACCTCGTCGAAGATGAAGCCCTCGTTCATCGAGGCCGTCATCGAGGAGATCATCAAGCCGGTGCTCCCGAAGGAGTGGCTGAAGGAAACGAAGTACCTGATCAACCCGACCGGCCGCTTCGTCATCGGCGGCCCGCAGGGTGACTGCGGCCTGACCGGCCGCAAGATCATCGTCGACACGTACGGCGGCGCCTGCCCGCACGGCGGTGGCGCCTTCAGCGGCAAGGACCCGAGCAAGGTCGACCGCTCGGCCGCCTACGCCGCCCGCTACGTCGCGAAGAACGTCGTGGCCGCCGGCCTCGCCCGCCAGTGCCAGGTGCAGGTGGCGTACGCCATCGGCGTGGCCCGCCCGATGAACGTGACCGTCTACACCGAAGGCACGGGCGTGATCCCCGACGACAAGATCGCCGCGCTCGTCAACGAGCACTTCGACCTGCGTCCGAAGGGCATCATCCAGATGCTCGACCTGCTGCGCCCGATCTACGAGAAGACCGCTGCGTACGGCCACTTCGGCCGGGAAGAGCCGGAGTTCACGTGGGAAGCCACCGACAAGGCCGCCGTGCTTCGCGCCGCGGCTGGCCTGAAGTAA
- a CDS encoding LpxL/LpxP family acyltransferase, giving the protein MATRLLLGFLWLLQWLPLSVLAALGRGLGSLLWRVASSRRRIALRNLELCFPDLTLEDRRKLGKEHFQWLGRSILERSLLWFASAERLKKVIHVEGDVKLAERSSKPVMWLVPHFMGLDVAGVAVLLFQEHEGCSMYQEQSNKAMDAVIRRGRLRFGHAQIFPRSDKALPLIRAIRRGVAFFNLPDMDFGERDAAFVPFFGVPCATLLAPSRMAKALDMVVQPVIAEMLPGGQGYRVRFGEPWTHFPTDDALADTAAMNKWIEAEIRHNPAQYLWVHKRFKTRPAGEPSLY; this is encoded by the coding sequence GTGGCGACACGACTGCTGTTGGGGTTCCTGTGGCTGCTGCAATGGCTGCCGTTGTCGGTGCTGGCCGCCCTCGGGCGCGGGCTGGGCAGCCTGCTGTGGCGTGTCGCGTCGTCGCGCCGCCGCATCGCGTTGCGCAACCTCGAACTGTGTTTCCCGGACCTGACCCTGGAAGACCGCCGCAAGCTCGGCAAGGAACACTTCCAGTGGCTGGGCCGCAGCATCCTCGAACGCAGCCTGCTGTGGTTCGCGTCGGCCGAGCGCCTGAAGAAGGTGATCCACGTCGAGGGCGACGTGAAGCTCGCCGAGCGCAGCAGCAAGCCGGTGATGTGGCTCGTGCCGCACTTCATGGGCCTCGACGTGGCCGGGGTCGCGGTGCTGCTGTTCCAGGAGCACGAGGGCTGCTCGATGTACCAGGAGCAGAGCAACAAGGCGATGGACGCGGTGATCCGCCGCGGCCGCCTGCGCTTCGGCCATGCGCAGATCTTCCCGCGCAGCGACAAGGCGTTGCCGCTGATCCGGGCCATCCGCCGCGGCGTGGCGTTCTTCAACCTGCCCGACATGGACTTCGGCGAACGGGACGCCGCGTTCGTGCCGTTCTTCGGGGTGCCGTGCGCCACGTTGCTGGCCCCGTCGCGCATGGCCAAGGCGCTCGACATGGTGGTGCAGCCCGTGATCGCCGAGATGCTGCCGGGCGGGCAGGGCTACCGCGTGCGCTTCGGCGAGCCGTGGACCCACTTCCCCACCGACGACGCGCTGGCCGACACGGCCGCGATGAACAAGTGGATCGAGGCGGAGATCCGCCACAACCCGGCCCAGTACCTGTGGGTCCACAAGCGTTTCAAGACCCGGCCGGCGGGTGAACCCTCGTTGTATTGA
- a CDS encoding lysophospholipid acyltransferase family protein, which translates to MLTLFRWFSRFPLRVLHALGALLGWITYACSPTYRRRLQANATLAGVPEAEWRGAIASAGRMVAEIPYLWGRPPGEPILPKVRFENEGLLADALAQGQGVLLLTPHMGSFEVTAQAIAERFGATQPITVLYRPARHPLLKELVRTSRERPNLMAAPATLSGVRQMIRALRKGEMVGLLPDQVPPDGMGVWAPFFGQPAYTMTLASRLVQQTGATLLLTWGERLPHGAGFVQRFLPFPEALPADAAESAAAINRAMEGLIRQRPSQYLWGYHRYKAPREQPAASENKE; encoded by the coding sequence ATGCTGACCCTATTCCGTTGGTTCTCCAGGTTTCCGCTGCGCGTGCTGCATGCCCTCGGCGCGCTGCTGGGCTGGATCACCTACGCCTGCTCGCCCACCTACCGGCGCCGGCTCCAGGCCAACGCCACCCTCGCGGGTGTCCCCGAGGCCGAATGGCGCGGTGCCATCGCGTCGGCCGGGCGCATGGTGGCCGAGATCCCGTACCTGTGGGGCCGCCCGCCCGGCGAGCCCATCCTCCCGAAGGTGCGCTTCGAGAACGAGGGGCTGCTGGCCGACGCGCTGGCCCAGGGCCAGGGCGTGCTGCTGCTCACGCCGCACATGGGCAGCTTCGAGGTGACGGCCCAGGCCATCGCCGAGCGGTTCGGCGCCACCCAGCCCATCACCGTGCTGTACCGGCCGGCGCGCCACCCGCTGCTGAAGGAACTGGTCCGTACCTCCCGCGAGCGGCCGAACCTGATGGCCGCGCCGGCCACGCTGTCGGGCGTGCGCCAGATGATCCGGGCCCTGCGCAAGGGCGAGATGGTGGGCCTGCTGCCCGACCAGGTGCCGCCCGACGGCATGGGCGTGTGGGCCCCGTTCTTCGGCCAGCCCGCGTACACGATGACGCTGGCCTCGCGCCTCGTGCAGCAGACCGGCGCCACGCTGCTGCTCACCTGGGGCGAACGGCTGCCTCACGGCGCGGGTTTCGTGCAGCGCTTCCTGCCGTTCCCGGAGGCGCTGCCCGCCGATGCGGCAGAATCCGCGGCCGCGATCAACCGGGCGATGGAGGGGCTGATCCGCCAGCGCCCGTCGCAGTACCTGTGGGGCTACCACCGGTACAAGGCCCCGCGCGAACAGCCCGCGGCCTCGGAGAACAAGGAGTAA
- the dapF gene encoding diaminopimelate epimerase produces the protein MRLPFTKMHGAGNDFVVLDATRAPLDLTEAQLRHLGDRHFGVGADQILLVERTATPGVDFRYRIFNGGSGEEVEQCGNGSRCFVRYVVDKGLTDKSTIRVETLNSLLELRLQNDGRVTVDMGAPVFEPARVPFDPSGLEPRVVADSPLWPLDVNGERVEIAAVSMGNPHAVQVVTDVDTAPVATQGPAIESHPRFPRRVNAGFLQVVDRRHVRLRVYERGAGETLACGTGACAAVVAGIRRGLLDAVVDVETRGGRLTIEWQGGDAPVLMTGPAVTVYEGAIEL, from the coding sequence ATGCGACTGCCATTCACCAAGATGCATGGCGCGGGCAACGACTTCGTCGTGCTCGACGCCACCCGCGCCCCGCTCGACCTGACCGAGGCGCAGCTGCGCCACCTGGGCGACCGCCACTTCGGCGTGGGCGCCGACCAGATCCTCCTCGTCGAACGCACCGCCACGCCGGGCGTCGACTTCCGCTACCGCATCTTCAACGGCGGCAGCGGCGAGGAGGTGGAGCAGTGCGGCAACGGCTCGCGATGCTTCGTGCGCTACGTGGTCGACAAGGGCCTCACCGACAAGTCCACCATCCGCGTCGAGACCCTGAACTCGCTGCTCGAGCTGCGGCTGCAGAACGACGGCCGTGTCACGGTCGACATGGGTGCGCCGGTGTTCGAGCCGGCCCGCGTGCCGTTCGATCCGTCGGGCCTGGAGCCCCGTGTTGTCGCCGACTCGCCGCTGTGGCCGCTCGACGTGAACGGCGAACGGGTCGAGATCGCCGCGGTGTCCATGGGCAACCCGCATGCGGTGCAGGTCGTGACCGACGTCGACACGGCACCGGTCGCCACGCAGGGGCCCGCCATCGAATCCCATCCCCGTTTCCCGCGGCGCGTGAACGCCGGCTTCCTGCAGGTGGTGGACCGCCGCCACGTGCGCCTGCGCGTCTACGAACGCGGCGCCGGCGAGACGCTGGCCTGCGGCACCGGTGCATGCGCGGCCGTGGTCGCCGGCATCCGGCGGGGGCTGCTCGACGCGGTTGTCGACGTCGAGACGCGCGGCGGCCGCCTGACGATCGAATGGCAAGGGGGCGACGCGCCGGTCCTGATGACCGGCCCGGCCGTCACCGTCTACGAAGGAGCAATCGAACTGTGA